The DNA segment TTTTAGGGCAGTGGGAGGACCAGAAAAATCACGACTCAAGTGAAGTGTTCGGTTGCCAGCAGCCCCTTGTCAAGCCTTTGTATAGGCTTTTTGTCTGTGCCCCAAGACATCCGTTTGATTATCAATAAAATTTAATTTCATAGGAGTTTGCCATGAGAAACTAACGGCAATGTgaatacctaaatatttataggacGTAGCTAGGACCGCAGAATGAATAGTGTTGGTAAATTAAATAACTAGGTAATTGAGATGTCATTATCACTCTGCGTATGTGAAGACAAAGAGGATGTCGCCTACGCTGAAAGTACCCCTCTTAGAAAAGTTATGCTGTCTTTCTGGCAGTATAATGCGGTACATTGTTTCGGAATTTGCTTCCGCAAGAATATGTAGCTTCACCGCGTCAAGAGCCTAATTTAGAATTTCTTTTTTATCACGAAGTACTTGAGATAGTGTTCAGCCCGCTGAGCCTCTACATTTGAGTCCTAATTTTGGGTGACGTAGAAATACGTATCTAAAGGCGTCTTGTGTCGACGGCCTTCATAGTCCTTCAAgacatttttgtttatttaagtGACATTTTCGACTGAAGGCGACTGCCTGAATAGCTACGGTCACAATAGAAACGGACCCACTtacgcagaccctcatgtaaatGTTCGCattgtctttatttttttccggATATATGTCTTAGGGCAAGTTGTATTGATTTGGGAAACAGTACTaatttaaagtgaagctttcttggTCTCTTCGCCTACCCGATTCCACTTCGCCTCCCCCACACCCTTTTATGTCTCACGCACTACTTTATTATGTGCTACATATGGTATGTGCACTAATGGACAACTCGGCCAGTGCATATGTGCAAATTGGCATGTGCCATTGGGTTATTCAAGttatttaatcaatcaatcaatcaatcaatcaatcaatcaatcaataaatcaatcaatcaatcaaatcaccttttattcccttcactcctttccccagtacagggtagccagccaatatttacactggctaacctccttgtctttctttccctttctttctctctctcttatccaGTCCCCTGAATAGTCCAACTAAGGTTACCTTTTTCTAAGAATTGATAAGACATGGGTCAAGACATGAAGCAGCCAACAAAAAATTCCAGAAGTCAGCTACAGAGAAGTGAAGGCGGCATGTAGAGCAGCCCAGTGTGGATAAAGAAGTAGAGGGAACGGAATTAAAACCAAACGAAGAATGGGACAATTGAGGGAAAAGCGTTGAGCTACTTTGAATTCAAGAACTTAAGTGAATGCATTTCTCTAAATATTCAAGAAAGCTTCGCAAGTAACCGATTCGCACACATGCACGGTATTTGCCAAACTTTTCAACAGCCAAAATAGAAAGTGTTACGAGAGGTTTCGGAATCAATGAAGGGGCCATGTCACAAAGGACGGAAGAAGCACGATGAGAAAATTGAATATTTCTGACTTCTCGTGGCGGTTGAGAAGATTCTCTTGAGCTACTTGGGCGGAAGTGAGAAATCCAGATGGTATTTATGTTCAGCGGACGGCAAGGCAAAACAAATGGTTGGCGAGGCGTATATACAGACATCAATCTCATGTGGGCTTCCTCAACTGTGCCATGAGCCTACGTACAAAATTTCCATTCCAAGCACGTAAACAGCAATTGCACTTGCATTCTTTCCATTGGGTGCAAAGCTTCATGACTGATGGGTTTGGAAGAATTTACCACCTATACTCCACAAATGAGGCTTGGTAAAGTAGGCAATGGGTTCTTAGATGCGCCCCTATTCATGCCTGCGACAAATTAAAGAACACGGTAAATGGTAAATTACCGTAAATATAACGTAGCAACGTAAACGAAACTGGGGCGTGCATGTTTTCTCGCGCGCccatgctacgcaatgtgacaaatGTTATACTGGCTTGTATTTCTCCATTTCTTCGtatttatttcaaaatttgtTGCCACCTTTTGGCCGATCCCGCACTGTGGGTATGTGCCGTTGTTGTTGACCTTGTGGGATTGGCCATGAATGGGATGTTTAAGTACTATAAAAATTATAATCTTCAACAACACCAGGTGATCATTTCATATGGCTAGTTCGCGTGGACACGACATGTACCGCTCACTCCTTGGCCAATTCCTCCTTGCGGGTATTTGAAGCAGCATGAAAgttatcatcataatcaacagCCGGGTGCGCGTTTTGCCCGATTCCTGAGGATGTGGCCAACTAAAATCGAGTGATGAAACACTGTAATCTAATCAGGTGGTTCAGGCAGTGCCCTATAGACTTGTATTTACTGGACAAAACTTCCTATGAAATTTCAGAAATTTTATGCCCGTCGAGTAGGCAAAGTTAGACTCCCTGCTTTTAACAATTGCACTTTCTTTTGTCTGGTCAAAACAGGCAATTATTAAACACTGTGGTGAAATGGTCAGACCAACAGGCAGCTGCGCTTGGGGGCCGAGGTTTAAATCCGACCGCCAGAagcgcgtctttttttttttttgagcgtgaGCAGGAAGCTAATCGGCGAGAACCCCACCTGCGACATGCCAACCGAGAGACAGATAGAGAGGCGAAACCATGGGATGGTTGgtaaataaagcttcgctttaaagctaTATTGTGTGTAGCTTTCTTTTCACCAATGATAAATGGGTAGCGGTGCATGAACTTGCGTGTGAATGTCATGGTACTACGGCTCGATCTTACTAATTTTAGCCCCTGTCATTGCAGCCTTTCACGTAATTGCGGTGCGTGGCCGGAACATAAAAGGCGGCGGTCTCGTCATTGCAGGGCACGATCGGGAGTGGTCAAACAAATGAATTGGAAAATTAGAATTAATGTTTCGAAAAGGCAAGGAGGAGGGACGTGTCCACGCTGAGAAATGAGTTCTCGAACGCGTTTATTACCTTACTCAAGGCCTCCGCCAAAGGAGCACAGGTACAAGGATCCGTAGAGGGAAGAGAGCGCTTGGTGGAGGAAGTCTAAGTGTTTTATAGAAGGGGTAGTCTTGAGATCTTGAAGAGAGCGCTAGGGGAGCAGGGTGTTCTACAGCACCTTCTAAAAAGATAGTGCtgacaaaagtaaaaaaaaaaaaacaaaacactgagCACGTGAAGCTGGACTTGCTGGTTGGTGGGCATAGTTTGTCAATAAACAGTAAAATATGTTTAACTTTGGAGAGTTGAAATACTAAGAATACAAGTAAATTTGGGTGCTGTGATGAGGTTTCCTGTTAGAAGTAAAAAAGTGCCTAAGGAAAAAGAACGCAACGAGTCGGAATACCTGCTTCGGATGTTTCGTTACACGAAATACGTATAAAATATTCAAATACCATTTTTTCGGAAGGTTTGGTCAAAGTTGCGTAGTATTCAGCACTCCTGTCGTATTATTTTTTGTCGCATCATTTTCCTATATTCCAAACCTATGGCTACAATCGCACAAATGCACGTCAAGGTTATGTTCTTTTCGTAGCCGCCGTCACTCAGTGGCGAATATGTGCTGACGCACGTCAGAGACATAGTACTCTATATTTTCCATTGCAATAACCGGATGTACCACCTTTTCCGATAAGACAGCCTCGTATACGAACTTTGCATTTGGGAAACAACTGTCCATAATATTTAGAGTCAACACCTAAAGAACGTCATTTTTAATCTCGAGATCGTAAACATTGCTCTGTGCTTGCACAAGCTATCAATGCTGTTGTGGTGTGAAGTTTTAACTTATAGCTGGAAAATATAGCTTTAGGCAGTAGCAAGCAACCTTATAGGTGGTAAAAATACAATACCAGAAGAAACAGAGCGTTTGAAATAATAGGGAAACATTAGGACAGCAATAGGTGTAATGCAGTATTCTTTCTTTCTGGACATGACTACGTAACGGCTTTAGGCTATCCTGCAATTTTTCTTGAGAAGTTATATTCGCATGGCCTTTGACTGTTATGAAGATATTTGATTATCAAGAGGAACAAACACAAATTAAACGAGACCAGACTGAAGGATTTCGATGCTTCACTTCGCCAACCCCGTAATCCTGTAGACTGAACAATAGCAGGTTTATTGCAGATAGCTAAAAATCGTGCTTTGCTCCTTGCAGGCTTCGCCTTTGTTGGGTCCGCCTGCACACCTACACGTGAGCAGCTTGGTGAAGACACTGCACACACTTACCGAGGAATTCGCATCATGACACACGAGATGGCGCACACGTAAGCTGCTTGCCTTCGTTGTTCTGGCATGGTAATCGTGAATATTTACCTTAAGGAACAGCATTGTTTATGATTAAGAAAAATAGGGAAAAATCCTACGTTTATTTGCGAATCAGTGATAAGCCAAGCTTTTTTTTCATGTGTACTCAAACTTCTTCAGTTGCCTTTCTAAACTGCTAGTAGCTCAACGCTTCTCGCCCAATGAGATTGGGCGAGAGGCGGTGGCGGGCGGCGAGCAATCAGCGGTGGCGAGTAGCCCAATCCGTGGTCTCATTTCGCTTAGTTAACTTCTAtctccacactcggctgctttTGTTGCGCACTTAATCACTTCTCTGTAGCTGGCTTCTTAACTTTTCTGTTTCCGTCTTCTTAATCTTTTTACTCTTGCTCTGCTTATCTATTCAGGCACATACCTCGTGGCACATACCGAGTTGCACATAGCCAGTTGGCAAGCCGTCTATTCGAGCACGCACCTATTGGCAAATACCCAGTTGCACATACATATTGGTCCAAGACTTAGAACAAAAACGACGAAGGAAAACAAATCAGTTCTAACTACTCGGCCCAAACGCAATACCAGCCACCCACGCAGTTGCGTTACGGCTTATCTTTAGTAAAACCTCCCTTTCCTATGCGCAGTTAAGTTTGTTTTCCTACATGTGGTGCCCAAACTCATTGGAACTGCGCACCGCATCGATAGCCCCAAGGTAATCTTCTGCCTGTCTACAGACAGATTCATCGTGCCGACATTTGGCTGCTTACTGCACAGTGAAACCATGGAAGCACTCAAGCTCAAGTGTAAAGCCGAGTGATCACCGCTAACGCGACCAATTAACGAAATGGAAGCACCTGATTGATCTTCGCACCAACTTGAGGGCAACTGACTGGCATTGTCACCCAGCTGTCATTGCAAAGCCGAAACAGTCTCAGTAGGTTGAGGGCTAGAACGTTCGCGCGACTAAGCTCAAGTGCCGTGTACGCCAGCTTCACTAATCAGCCACCCATATGTCACCGTCGACTTGAAACAAACTTGTTCAACACAGCGAAAAACCCAGTGTTTACCTTCCGACAATTGATCTCATCGAGTTCAATGGCTGACCATCAATGTGACGACGTTTTCGGGAACCGTTTAAGCAACTGATACACATCAATGACAGCCTCACCAACCGAGACAAGCTCACAGATCTGTACTCGATTTTGGCTGGCGAGGCTGCATTGGCGGTCACGGCACTTCCAACAGGCGCAATATGCTACCATGATCCCCTGGGCATTCTATGAGGGCGCTTTGCTAAGGACGAATTGATCATTCATGACCGCATTCAGGGACTCATTAACTTGCAACCCATTTGACCTCCCCCCCACGACCTTTGAGGGCCTCGAAGCCTCTACGACATTGTGGAGACGAAGACACGGGCCCTTAAAGCTCTCGTACTATCGAAAGAGAAGTATTCTTCTAAGCTCGACTCCATCCTTCAGAAATCGCTTCCTTACGATGTTGTCCTCGATTTCCACAAGAGACCTTAGGCGAAAATGGAAGAAGTGAGAGCACATCCTATCAACGACAGCGCACCGGAAAACAGAAGGCGagcagaaatactttgctgcttttaacagcgaagctgttaaaacaGCGAAGTGTTAAAGCAGCGAAGCAGCGAGAATTACGACAGGCcctgacgtcatcccggcgtgtcgtatgctgcgcgccgcccgtacagtgtgcatagctttcgcccagtgtacATGCGCTTGGCCTCAGAGTTTGCCTCGgagtgtcaactttcgctagatatcgagcagCTAGCCTCCTACGCGTTCGGCGTTgacaagcaacagcgttctttgCACTGTGctaaccttggttagcctgcctgcgtttgtggcatgccaggaatgctgtccCTCGTAGGCACCGACGCGTCGAGCGCTAGTCGCGAGAAATGTCGAGAAAGGGAAGGCatctccgaaaatgatcgctcgagaatagcttccctacatgcgtagttaagttaaacgaaATTAAGAcacagcagcaaccaagttaatacctagcagtagcaacCAGTAAGatttgaggatcgacagtttcgctgtgcctatgctttgcacgaccgagtgcgaacttgcccgtttagtttttttttgttctgtgaTACAGATCTCGACAACGAACAATCTAGCATACTGTTGTAGTACAGGGCGCGTATAAGTGCAAAAGGTAAGATTTTCTCTGTAGCATGACATCCACAACGCGATATTTGGCCGTGACGAAACTGCAGTGCATTGACGCTCCACCGCGGAGTCTCAACCACAATCTCGCTCATCAGAAAAAAaggcttgttttttttctgtgagcCAAGTCCCCAATATACCGAACCATGCATCCATGTAATTCCTATCGAAGAAACGAAGAAAAAGCGCTTACTAGGTGGGCGTCGCTGCTTCAATTGAacctacccgccgcggttgctcagtggctatggtgctgggctgctgagcacgaggtcgcgggatcgtatcccggccacggcggccgcatttcgatgggggtgaaatgcaaaaacacccgtgtacttagatttaggtgcgcgttaaagaaccccaggtggttcaagtTTCCGGAGTCGTGTcgcataatgagatcgtggttttggcacctaaaaccccataagcTTTTTCAATGGTTCCCTCGAGCATCATGTAGAAAGAAACGGCACCAGGAAGGTCAAATGCGCAAAGTCCAGTTAGTGCCATGTGGAAGCAATATGCGACCCCAGGTTGATGAAATTCCGCGCTGCACCGCAGACGTTTCCTAAACAGATACACTCGATACGACCAAAACTGGCACTTCCCAGCAGCTCGTATATCTCCAAATAGCAGTGGCTTGGGCAGCTAGACAGGAAAATATTGTTCTAGTTTGCGTTTTATTGGATTGAGGTAGCTAGTTCAGTTTGGTGACCAACTAGATGAGAAACTAACTTACCAATTTCTCTACCACGAGTGTGCTACAGTAGGCCATTTTGAAGATCGTCATCACAGAAGCACCTTCCGGAGCGTGCTTGTCACTATGAGTTCAGAGCATTCTTGCAAATCGCTGCTGATCGAAGCTCTGGTAAGGACCGAGATCTGCGACCAATCCGCGCCACGTTTGAGTTGAGAACTTACCGACGAGCTCGAGCCCCAAAGTTACTATTTCGCCAACATTGATCAAGCAGAAAATTCAACAGCTGTTAAAGTCCTAATTGGTAGTGTGTACAGCTGGTCATTTGTCAAGTGTAGGAAGTTCGACAACGTACTCGTAGCCATAGAGTCAGCGCAGACCAGTAGCTTCAAGCGCTATCGTCACGCACTGCAACGACACAATTGTACTGAAAGCTGCAGTGATGAACCGTAACACCAACAAAGATAACTGGGACCTGAAACTGATGGGGATAAAATTTGATAGACATAACAAGATACAGTCATCATTTTCTTCGACCGCACTGCCATGATGGGGAATCGCGGTTACGAAGTTTCGCTTACATTGAAACGGCAATTCTCAATCACACGATCACAACAATTGAGCTTTTTCACCGAACAATTGACTTTTCGCACCCAAAATTCTCGATTGTCCTTTGTGCAAATTTCAGATTGGGGTGCTCGCATGATGGGACGGCTGTGGATGGTCACTTGAAAGGATATAAAGCTGACTCCATGAACTGTCCATGGCAGGACGGTTACCTGATGAGTTATATAGAAGAGGACAGCAGAAGCATGAGATTCTCATCATGCTGTGACTACGATATGTCGCGGTATTCCTGGTAAGTGCTGTCATAGGCAActtagaattaaaaaaaatattaggaTTGTTGAGTGACACGCATTTATCTTAACATGTACAGCGGTCGTCCCATTCCTGTGTCCGGAACGCGCGAGCCATGTTCTTAGGACTGTTCTGTCAACATTAGCGATAACACGTGGTGTGACACCAGCTGGAAGCGATCGTCCACGCTACGTTTAATAGATCCTTGTTACCTGCTCCTAGTGCCTCATGAGTCATGAATTAGGAGCGGTTTTGACCATGAAGTATGCATTCTAGACAAGCGTCTTTATCTCAGTGCGTTTTCCGAAGTTGCCGATGGGTTTGGTTTACGCGAACCTCATATGGTTTGAGGCGTGCAAGATGGCTTTGTTTAAGTACTTCTCAAATTACCTTGTAAATGTAACGCAAAGGAAAAGTGACAAGGTGATAAACCTCTATTTGAAATGGACGAAAGACAATGTCTTCTTGAGCGAGTTGGGGGCAAGAATGTGGTGGAGCCGCTGTGCACAGTACTCTATCGCGTAACCTCTGCCGAAAAATTTAACTAATCGGACGCTCCAACTCTCCGGATTGTTTAAACTTTCTCGCTGCACTATCTCCGGGTTCGGCCCATATTTTTTGACAGCATATACCCAAGGGCATGACCCACATTGCTAGGTTCGTCGAACTAGTTaatctttattgcgatagcaattatatggacgctctaGGCAAAACTCCGCCGCCACCGTCGTCGTaatcgtcaccgtgaggttccgtataaagtccacggacGATAAAAaagtcgccgcgcgccatacgctgtacgtgcgagtgaaagcatgtgacggtgagccggcaatcgcggctcgcgcacactagggcgggaagcgggaaggaagcgcagtcttccagtcgctcACGATGCTCCGGAGGGAGGGGCCGCGTCTGGCTGTGGCCGCGCTTTACCGCCGCGCCGGAAGTCTCCGGgagaagaggggggaggggggggaggcgttCTCCGCCACGAGCgaccgcccgcgcggctgtatcttgaaagccatctgcggcgggggcacagTCCGGCCTCCCTGGGGGATGACCGCGAATGTATACAATGTCTACTGACAATTTCAATAAATAATTGAATTACGTACACCCCCTTAATTCAAATAAAGTTTAACATTTCTGCCACGACGCGATGTGCCATGCGAGGCAATGGTAATGCTCAAGTTTCTCACGGATTACGAAGactggcgcacaacaacgcctcaagcaaataCGTCACCCTGTGTGTTCTCTGAACTACGCAGACAGAcaacagtggtgcacgcaaggtaacgttttaCTCAccactcaccactctcgtattgaaCTCAACGCTGAAGAACTTACACATTCACCACCAACATCAACGCTAATTaccgtcaatcaaagcaaacggCATAGAAAGCTTCTCGTATAGCGATTCCAAGAGCGCGTGGGATGCgccattttttaacagcgaagctgttccttAGTCAACCCTTCGctgtctgtccggcgtcacgcaggtcacgtgaccaggagaggataaGAGCCGCGCCgagggagggcaggtcacgttaCCAGCCGAGCAGGAGAGGTGcactgggggaggaggcgaccaatgagagggcgcgcaCTGGGGGGATGAGGTGACCAATCAAAGGCCACGCTGGGCGCGAGGAcgagaggcgataagagaaggtgtttctgaaCGGCGCGCCATTTCGCATAACGCGCagcgcgtagagctgctgccgacgtcgtccgcgtttccccgcgttcgcgcggaacgcgcgcggtatccgtgactgcagccgatgcctctggcggtagcTCGGCAGGTTGCGGCCGGAGAACTGGACTCTGGTCTCGTAGCGTCGGAAgttgctgcctcttctcgcctcgcaacgtttcagtAAGATGCAaattcctgttgtagatctgtgtttacttgtgtttacgcaattgcatcacgtgcgacacatgcacatgtaacactcgtaacactcggtgtaactaacacagcttcgctgttcgactatcttcacggagtggtagggtggtggtggtaaaaactttAGTTCGTCAACAGAAAATTATTTATGCGATTACATGTGGGAAGTCTTGATGGCTTCGTGAGGTGGCCGTCAGACAGTGTCTTACGGCGACTTCTAAAGCCCAGGTCACGGCCTGCAGTTGAACCGCAGGTTCCGAGCTGGTCcccgcagcctcccactgctctcggTTGGATAGCTGCTATTCGGCTCTAGGCTTGAGCTCAGGGCATTCATGCAAGATGTGTGCTAAATCGTCTTTGTTGGCCTCGCATAAAGTACATTCGGGGGAGTGTATCCCTGGGTAGACTATGGATAGCTTGtacgggttggggaaggtgtgtgtttgGAGTTGCCTCCGCGTTGCCTGCTGGTTTTTGGTTAAGGATTTGTCAGGGGGTGGCTATACGAGTCTTTCGTTTTTATAGTATTGAGTAATTTCGTGGTAGGTTATCATGCGCTCTTTTGCTCCTCGCAGGATCGGTTGGCTCACTGCCTGGTTGACGAGTCCTCGGGCGAAACtgtgagccgcttcgttcccgGGATGGGACGAGTGCGCAGGGATCCAGATGATTTTGATCTGGCGGCGCGTGAAATGTGTTTTCTTCAGGATGTGTTGCGCCGGTTCGTGGATTCTGCCTTTGGCAAAATTACGCACTGTCGTCTTGGAGTCACAGAAAATTATTTTGGCTGCGGTATTTGTGATAGCTATTGCTATCGCGGCTTCTTCCGCTTCTTCCGCGTGCCTTCCGAAAATGGTGAGCGCGGTGATTGGTTTGAGGTTGTTTCCTACCACCCCTGCGGAGAAAGCGTCGCGTTCTCCGAATTCGGCTACGTCTACGCAGACCGCCTCCTCGTGGTTTGCGTAGTGTTACTGGAGTGCTTTGGCCCGGGCCTGTCTCCGTTTGCTGTgatactccgggtgcatgttctttgggattgggTCGATCCTGAGGTGACTGAAGATGTCTCTGGGTATCTGCTCGACGTTCGTTTGAGTGCTCTCGTACGGGATGTTTAGTTTCCTTAGGATGAGTCTTCCCGCAGGTGTCTTGGTTAATCTTTCGTATTGGGCTGTTCTGTGTGCTTCAACTAGTTCGTCGAACCTGTTGTGGATGCCCATTTTCAGGAGTCTCTCGGTGGATGTGTATCTCGGCAGGTGGAGCGCCGCCTTGTAGGTTTGTCTTATGAGGCAGTTTACCTTTTCCTTCACCGCTTTATACCGGTTGAGATATGGGAGGGAGTACACGAAACTGCTCAGCACGAAAGCCTGGATTAGACGCCTAAGATCCGCTTCCTTCACACCAAAGTGTTTGTTGGCGATGCGTCGGATCAAACGCTTGGTTTGGTTCACGCATGCCGCAAGTTTGTTGATAGTTACTGTGTTTTTGCCGTTGCTTTGTAGGTGCATACCGAGTATCCGGATCGTTTGGACTTCGGGAACTAAGGTGTCGTCCACGTATATTTCTACCGGGACTGAGGTTTTTGTGTGGCCTCGTGGATTGTATCTCATAACGAGAAGTTCCGATTTTTGCGGGGAGCACGATAATCCTATCTTTCTGGCGTGTTCTGAGACTATGTCAGCTCCAGTTTGCAGTAGGTGCTCGATCTCTCCGTCGTTTCCTTTGGTTACCCAGagtgtaatgtcgtctgcgtatagggagTGCGATAGGTTTGGTATACCTTCGAGCAGCTGTGCCATGGGTATGAACGTGACATTGAATAGGAGGGGTGAGAGTACCGATCCTTGCGTCGTTCCCCTGCTTCCCAGTGTGAAGGGGCGGATGTGAGTGACCCGAAACGTATCTCCGCCGTCCTAGCGGATAGGAAGGCTTTGACGTAGGTGTGGGTTCGCTCGCCTACTCCTATATTTGAAAGGGCTTCCGTGATAGCCTCGTGCTtgactttgtcgaatgctttggttaAATCCAGAGCTAGGATTACTTTGGTTCGTTTGCTGGGAATAGGGTTGATGACCTCCTCCGATAGTCTGAGCATGAGGTCTTGTGNNNNNNNNNNNNNNNNNNNNNNNNNNNNNNNNNNNNNNNNNNNNNNNNNNNNNNNNNNNNNNNNNNNNNNNNNNNNNNNNNNNNNNNNNNNNNNNNNNNNGCGCGAGGTTTTGGACGTTCCTTACGTCAAACACAGGAGCACTTACTGATCCCAAGTCCCCTGGCGGCGAGGTCGCACGCAGGTCAAATCCGTCAACCTTCCTCTCATCgacgcaatgcgccgcaacccgTCACGTCGTTGCAACGCGCAATCACCTCGCGATCGACGCTGTCGTGCCAAGCGCGCGACCCTCGTCTCAAGTCCGCGCCACAGCGGACTCCGAGGGAAAGACAAAAGAGTAGCGCCGGGTCCCGCACGCCCTCGTCGACACACCGGCTAACGCCCAGCGGCTTACACACGGTTGACCCAGACACTCGTCCCGCTTCCTCCGGTTCAAACTCGCTGTGAAAGCGCGAACTCCAATACCATGCGACGCGAGCGAGCGCAGGACCGTGAGCCGTGCTATCTCGCGTCATCGTGGGACCAATTCAAGCTGCCGCGTGCCCCGCCGGTGACGGCAATCATGACGGTCCATCGACGTATATAGTCTACCTCGATAAGAGAGCGGGGAGGAGACAACGCGGAGAGAGAGCAGCAGATGTCAATGACCAGAGGTGTTGCGCGCGCTCCAGTCTTATTGTCCCGTGATCCATGCTGCCCATAAAGGCTCATTCaccactaggccgacacgacacagATTT comes from the Dermacentor silvarum isolate Dsil-2018 chromosome 9, BIME_Dsil_1.4, whole genome shotgun sequence genome and includes:
- the LOC119464056 gene encoding uncharacterized protein LOC119464056, producing MVAVQGSVRESTLAGFAFVGSACTPTREQLGEDTAHTYRGIRIMTHEMAHTLGCSHDGTAVDGHLKGYKADSMNCPWQDGYLMSYIEEDSRSMRFSSCCDYDMSRYSWSRDQERIRAAPREGRSRYQPSRRGALGEEATNERARTGGMR